A single region of the Candidatus Kryptoniota bacterium genome encodes:
- a CDS encoding transposase, with protein MKYQDEKYYHVYNRGANRQNIFIGPASYDSCLRLLKKYLSNYGVSIMSYCLMPNHYHLLLRQNVRGSISGFLQTVFNAYTQAINLSTGHSGTLFQGRAKGLEIISDEYAVRLCRYIHYNPVAAGLVSKPEDWEYSDYSVWLGIREPVLSDLRLRDVYYRDPREYKTLMDEYVMDREIAELTLEGD; from the coding sequence TTGAAATACCAAGACGAAAAATACTATCATGTTTACAACCGTGGCGCGAACAGGCAAAACATTTTCATCGGTCCGGCCAGTTATGATTCGTGTCTTCGCCTGCTCAAGAAATATCTTTCCAATTATGGAGTCTCGATAATGTCGTATTGTCTCATGCCTAACCATTATCATCTTCTTCTTCGTCAAAATGTGCGCGGATCTATTTCCGGCTTTCTCCAAACGGTGTTCAACGCCTATACTCAGGCGATCAATCTATCGACAGGCCACAGCGGCACGCTATTTCAGGGAAGAGCTAAGGGCCTGGAAATAATATCGGACGAATATGCCGTTCGATTGTGCAGGTATATACATTACAACCCGGTTGCGGCTGGTCTTGTCTCAAAGCCCGAAGATTGGGAATACTCGGACTATTCGGTATGGCTCGGAATCCGAGAGCCGGTTTTGTCCGACCTTAGATTGAGAGACGTGTATTATCGAGACCCGCGAGAGTATAAGACTTTGATGGATGAATATGTTATGGACAGAGAAATTGCAGAGTTAACGCTTGAGGGTGATTAG
- a CDS encoding HipA N-terminal domain-containing protein: MRSAKVSNFGRYAGQLVEVEKGKSYRFEYDEKYDGTPVSLTMPVSQKVYEFDRFPPFFEGLLPEGMQLEALIRITKTDRDDLFSQLVIVGKDLVGSVTVEGE; the protein is encoded by the coding sequence ATGAGAAGCGCTAAAGTCTCTAACTTCGGCAGGTATGCCGGACAACTCGTCGAAGTCGAAAAGGGGAAATCCTACCGGTTCGAGTACGACGAGAAGTATGATGGTACACCAGTTTCCCTGACTATGCCGGTCTCGCAAAAGGTATATGAGTTCGACAGGTTCCCGCCCTTCTTCGAAGGCCTCCTTCCCGAGGGGATGCAGCTTGAGGCGCTGATCCGTATCACCAAAACCGACAGAGACGATCTGTTCTCCCAGCTCGTAATCGTCGGCAAAGATCTCGTAGGCTCGGTAACGGTTGAAGGCGAATGA
- a CDS encoding SRPBCC family protein, with the protein MKSKFVYVSYIKTTPEKLWQALTTPQLMKQYWIGMDTETDWKIGSAWMMKFPDGRVADAGEVVEFSPPKRMVIKWRNEWKPEMKEEGFSRCTFDLERADGAVKLTVTHGIDVLNSKFIESVSGAWPICLSNLKSLLETGDVVLKENPRHD; encoded by the coding sequence ATGAAATCGAAGTTTGTTTACGTCAGTTACATCAAAACGACACCAGAGAAATTGTGGCAGGCACTTACCACGCCGCAACTTATGAAGCAGTATTGGATTGGCATGGACACTGAAACCGATTGGAAAATCGGCTCTGCTTGGATGATGAAGTTTCCAGACGGGCGAGTCGCTGACGCAGGAGAAGTTGTTGAATTTAGTCCACCTAAGCGCATGGTAATTAAGTGGCGTAACGAATGGAAACCGGAAATGAAGGAAGAAGGATTTTCACGTTGCACATTTGATTTGGAACGGGCGGATGGAGCCGTAAAGCTGACAGTTACGCACGGAATAGATGTTCTGAATTCTAAGTTCATCGAATCTGTATCCGGTGCATGGCCAATTTGCCTTTCCAATTTGAAGTCACTCCTTGAAACGGGCGATGTCGTTTTAAAAGAAAACCCTCGGCACGATTGA
- a CDS encoding YciI family protein produces the protein MKYACFGYFDQEKMDALSKGELDKVMKECEPYLKGLYGSAEFLMDIGVKTESVTLGHHDGRIERVDGNTKTERGKKIGGVFIIEAKNMEEAIEAAKRHPALGNVSGADLGWSVEIREIYTYVIK, from the coding sequence ATGAAATACGCATGCTTTGGATATTTTGATCAAGAGAAGATGGACGCTCTTTCAAAGGGTGAATTGGATAAAGTCATGAAGGAATGCGAGCCATATCTAAAAGGACTCTACGGCTCTGCGGAATTCCTGATGGACATCGGCGTAAAAACCGAATCGGTTACACTCGGCCATCATGACGGGAGAATAGAAAGAGTAGACGGGAATACGAAGACGGAAAGAGGCAAAAAGATAGGCGGCGTTTTCATAATTGAAGCAAAGAATATGGAAGAGGCAATCGAAGCAGCAAAAAGACATCCAGCCCTGGGCAATGTGTCAGGCGCAGACTTGGGATGGTCTGTCGAGATACGAGAGATTTATACGTACGTGATAAAGTGA
- a CDS encoding ATP-binding protein: protein MIENFTSFLKVDKQIVPLLSKSTYTRNFPYALRELVSNAYDADALSVYITISEDLSSIEIEDDGNGMSKEEFQYYCTIAGQRRDVKLSRKYKRKRIGQFGIGFLSIFPFCEALQIATSVENSPEVLTARIPAGRFFDIDSPAEIADIPIEGTIVENRGQTTKHFTRFTLVKPTYLVKQYFTVKKTKERKTIKNWEPLDRLSWELQDDLPISLPPNSPLGKILKYEEPIGLDVFLNRKQLQRNDPGKHILDHGTEKIGGIEYKYAITTDWDAISPVEARGLKIRISNVGIGKRTDFELKRSRGFSRLHQLSGEVMISEALKNFLNISRDGLVSNDLVDSILDSISEKFRLQAYYVDHVNDAQKSLEDILGEERKIILEPKQDIIGRNLDKLKKLGFKVVTHPRGSADAGREPIKIDKFNKTVYMKEEVDEIVVDRIKVLGKFVKVKYSKWDYEKSEYPSCRLTQDDSVEINQGYPLFSSKQYGTVFKRIHIMLLLLNKKNESSADLLKDFMNNFLKEFDEQEEIK, encoded by the coding sequence ATGATTGAGAATTTTACCTCTTTCCTTAAAGTCGACAAACAAATAGTTCCCCTATTAAGCAAATCAACCTACACGCGGAACTTCCCTTACGCTCTTCGAGAACTGGTGAGTAATGCATACGACGCGGATGCTTTGAGTGTTTATATCACAATCTCGGAAGATCTCAGCAGCATTGAAATAGAAGACGATGGGAATGGAATGTCTAAAGAGGAATTTCAATATTATTGCACGATTGCTGGTCAGAGAAGGGATGTTAAGCTTTCAAGGAAATACAAACGAAAAAGGATTGGTCAGTTTGGTATCGGATTTCTTTCGATTTTCCCTTTTTGCGAGGCCCTTCAAATTGCGACTTCTGTCGAAAATTCACCGGAGGTATTGACAGCGAGAATACCAGCTGGAAGATTTTTTGACATCGATTCTCCTGCCGAGATCGCCGACATTCCTATAGAAGGGACTATAGTGGAGAATCGTGGTCAAACTACTAAGCATTTTACTAGATTCACGCTAGTCAAGCCAACATACCTCGTAAAACAATACTTCACCGTAAAGAAAACCAAAGAGAGAAAAACCATCAAGAATTGGGAGCCCTTGGACAGACTCTCATGGGAACTTCAAGATGACTTACCAATATCCTTGCCTCCGAATTCCCCTCTAGGTAAAATCTTGAAGTACGAGGAACCTATTGGATTAGATGTTTTCCTTAACAGGAAACAGCTTCAAAGAAATGACCCAGGCAAACACATACTTGATCATGGTACTGAGAAAATAGGGGGAATTGAGTACAAGTATGCTATCACCACGGATTGGGACGCAATAAGCCCAGTCGAAGCTCGGGGGCTTAAGATACGGATAAGCAATGTCGGGATAGGAAAGCGAACCGATTTTGAGCTTAAAAGGTCCCGCGGATTTTCTAGATTGCATCAGCTTTCAGGTGAAGTGATGATTTCAGAAGCACTAAAGAATTTCCTAAATATTAGCCGAGATGGTCTGGTTTCAAATGATCTCGTCGATTCGATTCTTGATAGCATCAGTGAAAAATTCAGACTGCAAGCATATTACGTTGACCATGTTAACGATGCCCAGAAATCATTAGAAGATATCCTTGGAGAAGAGAGAAAGATTATCCTTGAGCCTAAACAAGATATTATTGGAAGAAATCTCGACAAGTTAAAGAAACTGGGATTTAAGGTAGTTACGCATCCGAGAGGTTCTGCCGATGCCGGCCGCGAACCTATTAAAATTGACAAGTTCAATAAAACTGTCTACATGAAGGAAGAGGTTGATGAAATTGTTGTAGACAGAATTAAAGTGCTTGGTAAGTTCGTAAAAGTAAAATACTCAAAGTGGGATTATGAAAAATCAGAATACCCTTCTTGCAGACTAACTCAGGATGATTCAGTAGAAATCAATCAGGGTTATCCGCTCTTTTCATCCAAGCAATATGGTACAGTGTTTAAAAGGATACATATAATGTTGCTCTTGCTGAATAAGAAGAATGAAAGCTCGGCCGATCTATTGAAGGATTTTATGAATAATTTCTTGAAAGAATTCGATGAACAAGAAGAAATAAAATGA
- a CDS encoding AAA family ATPase: MFIRRFAITNYRSLVDFKIEPMEQTTILFGDNNAGKSNALFALYTIFQRKRQVDKEAGLRTFTSPRNFYSGVIENFANDFHNNIAADIEFQVEFSLSDAELDLAAKLKRQFRRRSLIDHNVMVFGGSLVKSDVGEDTAEIVLKGVTLNGRSVYQFDGQKQSFTYFPLDDPTRKQQGRLGEPFARLVEPFNDCVALIESSRDMVPVPFNYDGQVEPIGSHNFKHFLHTLYLSDKGHSEFEQINDVFNKDPFKLGIISFGKPGNQLEVMIQQNGIRLPIKHMGSGVLQFLYIIARAIHTKSRVICIEELEQNLSPKNQELVLAKLQSMIADKANNIDQVIISSHSPVYADGNLGAVYLLEKKGDITRNQSRLTKKMNEGFKEHLFPAALPPDTYTDEEFEERRKELDRITEEMFRR, from the coding sequence ATGTTCATTCGCAGGTTTGCAATAACTAACTACCGCAGTTTAGTTGATTTCAAGATTGAACCGATGGAACAGACCACAATTCTTTTTGGCGATAATAACGCAGGGAAATCTAATGCTCTCTTCGCTCTCTATACCATTTTTCAAAGGAAGAGACAAGTAGACAAAGAAGCGGGTCTCCGCACGTTTACCTCTCCTAGAAATTTCTATAGCGGCGTGATCGAGAACTTTGCAAACGATTTCCATAACAATATCGCTGCTGATATCGAGTTTCAGGTAGAGTTCTCTTTATCTGATGCAGAGCTTGACTTAGCGGCGAAGCTCAAGAGACAATTCAGAAGGAGATCCCTGATCGACCATAATGTCATGGTTTTCGGGGGTTCCCTCGTCAAATCTGATGTAGGCGAAGATACCGCTGAGATAGTACTGAAGGGGGTAACTTTGAACGGCAGGTCTGTATACCAGTTTGATGGACAGAAACAATCTTTCACTTATTTCCCTTTGGACGACCCAACCAGAAAACAACAAGGTCGGTTAGGCGAGCCATTCGCTAGGTTGGTAGAACCGTTTAATGATTGCGTAGCCTTAATAGAGAGTTCCAGAGATATGGTTCCTGTTCCGTTCAATTATGACGGACAAGTTGAGCCAATCGGCTCTCATAATTTTAAACATTTTCTTCATACTCTATACCTAAGCGACAAAGGGCATTCTGAGTTCGAACAGATAAACGACGTTTTCAACAAAGACCCATTCAAGCTAGGGATAATCTCATTTGGGAAGCCGGGGAACCAACTAGAAGTGATGATACAGCAGAATGGTATACGGCTGCCCATTAAACACATGGGGTCAGGTGTTCTCCAATTTCTATATATTATTGCAAGAGCAATCCACACAAAAAGCAGGGTGATTTGCATAGAAGAGCTAGAGCAAAACCTTTCTCCAAAGAATCAAGAGCTGGTCCTGGCAAAATTGCAATCGATGATCGCGGATAAAGCAAACAACATAGATCAGGTGATAATCTCTTCTCACTCGCCTGTTTATGCTGATGGAAATCTTGGGGCAGTCTACCTTCTAGAGAAAAAAGGTGATATTACAAGAAATCAATCACGGCTGACGAAAAAGATGAACGAGGGATTTAAGGAACATTTGTTCCCTGCCGCCTTACCTCCAGATACATACACAGACGAGGAATTCGAAGAACGAAGGAAGGAACTAGATCGGATCACAGAAGAAATGTTCCGTCGATAA
- a CDS encoding VOC family protein: MKADPERDFIRLGENFYIGFLYGDVADESEFLRSKRAIWLEIKSDNVEDMSRKIVESGLVRKLEVPDHHLYFQAPGGQCLRLVGIDEDLSFYEGAGEGPDVAKVKEAIKKEAMKK, from the coding sequence ATGAAAGCGGATCCCGAAAGGGACTTCATTCGTTTGGGAGAAAACTTCTACATCGGGTTTCTCTATGGGGATGTCGCTGATGAGAGCGAGTTCTTACGAAGTAAGAGAGCTATTTGGCTAGAAATCAAGTCCGACAACGTGGAGGATATGAGCCGAAAAATTGTCGAGTCCGGTCTTGTCAGGAAGCTTGAGGTACCGGACCATCACCTTTACTTCCAGGCTCCGGGAGGTCAATGCCTCCGGCTAGTCGGAATCGACGAGGACCTCTCCTTTTATGAGGGGGCAGGAGAAGGCCCGGACGTGGCAAAGGTAAAAGAGGCCATCAAGAAGGAGGCAATGAAGAAATGA
- a CDS encoding aldo/keto reductase — protein sequence MRTHKLGTLSVPAIGLGCMGMSEVYGPADESESIATIHAALDAGINLLDTGDFYAMGSNEMLLRKALHGKTRSEYLLSVKFGGMRDPSGAYVGFDARPNSVKNFLSYSLKRLGTDYIDIYRPSRIDPTVPIEETVGAISDMVKAGYVRHIGLSEVGADTIRRAHSVHPVVDLQIEYSLFSRGIEPQILPACRELGVGVTAYGVLSRGLLSGHWSREKSAGKRDMRSHMPRFSGDNVDRNLALVESLRGIATSHGCSVAQLAVAWVLSRGSDIVPLVGSRTREQLKEALGALEVRLSHDDIADIEQMVPPGSVAGDRYAPQQMGTLDSEKYEK from the coding sequence ATGCGAACTCATAAACTTGGAACGCTCAGTGTTCCGGCGATCGGACTCGGGTGTATGGGAATGTCGGAAGTCTACGGTCCTGCCGACGAATCGGAAAGCATCGCCACTATCCATGCCGCGCTCGATGCAGGCATTAATCTTCTCGATACCGGCGACTTCTACGCGATGGGAAGCAATGAGATGCTTCTCAGAAAAGCTCTGCACGGCAAAACGCGCAGCGAATACCTTCTCAGCGTCAAGTTCGGCGGTATGCGTGACCCTTCGGGAGCGTACGTCGGTTTCGACGCACGCCCGAACTCCGTGAAGAATTTCCTCAGCTATTCGCTCAAACGACTTGGCACGGACTATATCGACATTTATCGCCCGTCCCGTATCGATCCGACTGTGCCCATCGAAGAAACGGTCGGAGCGATTTCAGATATGGTGAAGGCCGGCTATGTCAGGCATATCGGTCTGTCGGAAGTGGGCGCAGACACGATACGGCGCGCGCACTCCGTTCACCCGGTCGTCGATCTTCAGATAGAATACTCACTCTTCTCACGCGGTATCGAGCCGCAAATTCTTCCCGCCTGTCGCGAACTCGGCGTCGGCGTTACTGCATACGGCGTACTTTCACGCGGGCTCCTGAGCGGACACTGGTCAAGAGAAAAGTCGGCCGGCAAACGGGACATGCGAAGTCACATGCCGCGCTTCAGCGGCGATAATGTCGATCGCAACCTCGCACTCGTCGAGTCGCTGCGGGGCATCGCAACTTCGCACGGCTGCAGCGTGGCACAGTTAGCCGTTGCGTGGGTCCTCTCCCGCGGCTCCGATATTGTCCCTCTGGTCGGCTCACGCACACGCGAACAACTCAAGGAGGCACTCGGAGCTCTCGAAGTCAGACTTTCTCATGATGACATTGCAGATATCGAGCAGATGGTTCCTCCCGGATCCGTCGCCGGTGACCGGTATGCACCCCAGCAAATGGGGACGCTCGACAGCGAGAAATATGAAAAATAA
- a CDS encoding DUF6597 domain-containing transcriptional factor: protein MLRSGTPSQLCIVFVSSGPYKINRGEIPKPLPCVLSGLLHCDSFRNADSAASVTIIMRFEFISVREELRPYIQSIWIFESPVGMLPSDNNLAAPNGCPKLIFNYENSITSIVEGRVQESREHCLYFAGTRDCSAVLRTKSGKACCIGIEFYPHGAYPVFGIPMAEMTNRLLPAELLSAEWHLEVRDILPELKSAKEAADFIQSQLVRLLGKRRLRNTIVEYCINSLKSTNGLMTIADLERKTGYTRRHLEILFGDHVGFSPKVLAGIFRFQKFYKKWAYGRSFDEFKDELYKYYYDQAHFTKEFKRMTGFPPKFFATEVSNEFGRQLTIR, encoded by the coding sequence ATGCTAAGGAGTGGAACTCCTTCGCAACTGTGCATAGTCTTTGTCAGCAGCGGGCCTTACAAAATCAATAGAGGCGAGATTCCCAAACCACTTCCCTGTGTCTTGTCCGGCCTCTTACATTGCGATTCGTTCCGGAACGCGGATAGCGCTGCCAGCGTTACCATAATCATGAGATTCGAATTCATATCGGTGCGCGAGGAGTTGAGACCCTACATTCAATCCATCTGGATATTTGAGAGCCCGGTAGGGATGCTCCCGTCCGACAACAACCTTGCCGCACCGAATGGCTGTCCGAAATTAATTTTCAATTATGAAAATTCAATTACCTCTATTGTCGAAGGACGGGTTCAGGAAAGTCGAGAACACTGTCTATATTTCGCCGGCACCCGGGACTGCTCCGCAGTCCTTCGCACAAAATCCGGGAAGGCATGTTGTATTGGAATAGAGTTTTACCCGCACGGAGCGTACCCTGTTTTTGGAATACCGATGGCCGAAATGACCAATCGGCTTTTGCCTGCCGAACTTCTTTCCGCTGAGTGGCATCTAGAAGTACGCGACATCCTTCCTGAACTGAAAAGCGCAAAGGAAGCGGCAGATTTCATTCAATCCCAACTCGTCAGGCTGTTAGGAAAGAGGCGGCTCAGAAATACTATCGTGGAGTATTGCATCAACTCATTGAAATCGACAAACGGTCTCATGACGATTGCGGATTTAGAACGCAAGACCGGCTACACGCGCCGCCATCTGGAAATTCTCTTCGGGGATCATGTCGGTTTCTCTCCGAAGGTACTGGCAGGAATTTTTCGCTTCCAGAAGTTTTATAAGAAATGGGCTTACGGCCGGTCGTTCGATGAATTCAAAGACGAACTCTACAAGTATTATTATGATCAGGCACATTTTACGAAGGAATTCAAGAGGATGACCGGATTCCCACCTAAGTTTTTTGCCACCGAAGTTTCCAACGAGTTTGGGCGCCAACTTACCATCCGTTAA
- a CDS encoding carboxypeptidase regulatory-like domain-containing protein, translated as MRKIIITFCFCATIFYDGTAFSQQSHFTDMFGNVSGWVKDQETGAPIKGASVYVLTSGDDPVDSARAIDKGIASYQENFEPKQITDQNGRFLINSVPTSDEGPLYSVLVEANGYRSYLIKNFAVPPGASLSFDFKILLKKGEGKMEVIEKSRINSIIFDRYGNNPEEDKEANMMEHIGISPNKDKVAFSHPDWSMNPARDGNPASFNVRYSLWVIDLTSDRARCLAGEDNDFTNLSRPSWSPDQSWLAFMASMPGGYSLSLWVVDTSGANLKQLVIPVGLQIMYHSPIKWKNGHTVVVEGSRKEFEDNKVKIIAKILDYDCETGTLKSEN; from the coding sequence ATGAGAAAAATTATCATCACTTTCTGCTTCTGTGCCACCATATTTTATGACGGAACTGCGTTCAGCCAGCAATCTCATTTCACGGACATGTTCGGCAACGTCAGCGGGTGGGTGAAAGATCAGGAAACCGGTGCGCCGATCAAAGGGGCCAGTGTATATGTTCTTACCTCCGGCGATGACCCCGTAGACAGCGCCAGGGCAATCGACAAAGGGATTGCGTCATACCAGGAGAACTTTGAGCCTAAGCAGATCACAGACCAAAATGGGCGATTCCTCATCAACTCCGTCCCGACTTCAGATGAAGGACCGTTGTATTCGGTGCTCGTCGAAGCGAATGGATATCGAAGTTATCTCATCAAGAACTTTGCCGTGCCTCCGGGAGCTTCGCTCTCATTTGATTTCAAAATCCTCCTGAAGAAAGGTGAAGGGAAGATGGAGGTTATCGAGAAAAGCAGGATCAATTCAATCATCTTCGATCGCTACGGGAATAATCCTGAGGAAGACAAAGAAGCTAATATGATGGAGCACATCGGGATCTCGCCAAATAAAGATAAAGTTGCTTTTTCTCATCCCGATTGGTCCATGAACCCGGCAAGAGATGGGAATCCAGCATCCTTCAACGTTCGATATTCCCTTTGGGTGATTGACCTGACATCGGATCGCGCGCGATGCCTTGCTGGAGAAGACAATGATTTCACGAACCTGTCCAGACCATCGTGGTCCCCTGACCAAAGCTGGCTCGCGTTCATGGCAAGCATGCCGGGAGGATATTCACTCAGCCTTTGGGTTGTTGACACCAGCGGCGCAAACCTGAAGCAGTTGGTTATTCCTGTGGGACTCCAGATTATGTATCATTCGCCAATAAAATGGAAGAACGGGCACACTGTAGTTGTCGAGGGATCCAGAAAAGAATTTGAAGACAACAAAGTAAAAATCATTGCGAAGATTCTTGACTATGACTGTGAAACTGGAACACTGAAGTCAGAGAATTAG
- a CDS encoding SRPBCC domain-containing protein, translating to MKTIEFKFERTIPAPLGEVYDAWLNPKISGNPWNAAEKFMLDPKVDGLFYWTLKGTSHYGRFTEIERPGRIQHTWVSPSTLGQESMVTLTFKKQGVDMLMTLVHCDLPDHELAKGHEKGWNYFLEIFCEQLGSGSRKKYRWDDAHTPVKK from the coding sequence GTGAAGACAATCGAATTTAAGTTTGAACGAACAATCCCCGCTCCGCTGGGTGAGGTTTACGATGCGTGGCTGAACCCAAAGATCTCCGGCAATCCTTGGAATGCAGCCGAAAAGTTTATGTTGGATCCGAAAGTAGACGGGCTCTTTTACTGGACCCTCAAGGGAACGTCCCATTACGGCCGATTCACCGAGATCGAGCGACCGGGTCGAATTCAACATACCTGGGTGTCACCAAGTACGTTAGGACAAGAGTCAATGGTTACCCTGACCTTTAAGAAACAGGGAGTAGACATGCTCATGACCCTCGTGCACTGCGACCTTCCGGATCATGAGCTGGCAAAGGGACACGAGAAAGGGTGGAACTATTTTTTGGAAATTTTTTGTGAGCAATTGGGAAGTGGCTCACGCAAGAAATACCGCTGGGATGACGCTCATACGCCTGTGAAGAAATAA
- a CDS encoding type II toxin-antitoxin system Y4mF family antitoxin, producing MKIADIAEAVRRHRKEAGLSQKQLADLAGVGKTAVFDIEKGKESVRLDTLVKVLDALNIKMTLDGPLMRPENEKR from the coding sequence ATCAAAATCGCCGATATAGCCGAAGCTGTCCGCCGCCACAGGAAGGAAGCCGGCCTGAGCCAGAAACAATTGGCCGATCTCGCCGGAGTCGGCAAAACAGCCGTCTTCGATATCGAAAAAGGAAAAGAGTCGGTCCGGCTCGACACTCTCGTGAAAGTACTGGACGCGCTCAACATTAAGATGACCCTCGATGGCCCTTTGATGAGACCGGAGAATGAGAAGCGCTAA
- a CDS encoding HipA domain-containing protein, with product MNFCPITYEPCGDDKYSKEGLRLLSRSLSTLNDIPLTQEEQLREVAARATKMSIQGIQPKLSAVLNVRSSSFEIVDRGGRFILKPQSNLYAELPENEDVTMRLAKEAGLDVPLHGMVYSVDGRLTYFVQRFDRHGKDGKYSLEDFAQLAGKSRDTKYDYSMEKVAGIVETYCTFPLVEKVKLLRLTLFNFLAGNEDQHLKNFSLITRNGKVSLSPVYDLINTTIALVNPQEEIALPLKGKKRNLTRETLIDYLGRERLGLNDRTIENVTGSIRHAIPRWNELIEKSFLSGKMKENYSALLAERTGILF from the coding sequence ATGAACTTCTGCCCGATTACATATGAACCGTGCGGCGATGACAAATACTCGAAAGAAGGTCTCAGGCTGCTGTCGCGTAGCCTGAGTACACTGAACGACATCCCGCTGACACAGGAAGAGCAGTTGAGAGAGGTGGCGGCGAGGGCAACGAAAATGTCTATCCAGGGAATCCAACCGAAACTGAGCGCGGTTCTGAACGTAAGATCAAGTTCGTTTGAAATCGTTGACAGAGGTGGAAGATTTATACTTAAGCCTCAGAGCAATTTGTATGCAGAGCTTCCTGAGAACGAAGACGTCACGATGCGCCTTGCGAAGGAAGCTGGTCTGGATGTTCCATTACATGGCATGGTGTATTCAGTTGACGGGAGACTGACGTACTTTGTCCAGCGGTTTGACAGGCACGGCAAGGACGGTAAGTATTCTCTGGAAGACTTTGCGCAGTTGGCGGGGAAGTCCAGGGATACGAAATATGATTACAGCATGGAGAAGGTGGCGGGGATTGTCGAGACGTACTGCACGTTTCCGCTTGTGGAGAAAGTGAAACTGTTACGGCTGACCCTTTTCAATTTTTTAGCCGGTAACGAAGATCAGCACTTAAAGAACTTCTCGCTGATCACACGGAACGGCAAAGTTTCCCTGTCGCCGGTTTATGATTTGATCAATACGACAATTGCGCTGGTGAATCCTCAGGAGGAAATTGCGCTGCCTCTGAAGGGGAAGAAAAGAAACCTAACGCGGGAGACTCTCATAGATTATTTGGGAAGAGAGAGGCTCGGCTTGAATGACAGGACGATAGAAAATGTCACGGGCTCGATTCGGCATGCTATTCCACGATGGAACGAGCTTATCGAAAAAAGTTTCCTGTCAGGTAAGATGAAGGAGAATTATTCTGCACTTCTTGCAGAACGAACCGGGATCCTTTTTTGA